A portion of the Faecalibacterium sp. I3-3-89 genome contains these proteins:
- a CDS encoding DUF951 domain-containing protein, with translation MDIAVGDTILTRKQHPCGASSFEVLRVGMDFKIRCTGCGREVMLPRAKIEKNIKKVIRPGQE, from the coding sequence ATGGATATTGCAGTCGGCGATACCATCCTCACCCGCAAGCAGCACCCCTGCGGAGCGTCCAGTTTCGAGGTGCTGCGGGTGGGCATGGATTTCAAGATCCGCTGCACGGGCTGCGGCCGCGAGGTCATGCTGCCCCGGGCAAAGATCGAGAAGAACATCAAAAAAGTCATCCGGCCGGGTCAGGAATAG
- the prfA gene encoding peptide chain release factor 1: MPNLTSQMEAVCRRFEELSVRLNQPETAADPAQFRRLMQEYHEAEPVVEAYRALATAQDHLAQAKALLEGEEPLDADFKAMIQQEISEKSQDVAELENNLKILLLPKDANDEKSVIMEIRAGAGGEEAALFAHSLVRMYTMYVQGRGWEMELLNLNETELGGTKEAVFAVNGQGAYNRLKYESGVHRVQRVPETETQGRIHTSTATVAVMPQAEEVDFALDMKDLRIDTFRSSGAGGQHINKTSSAIRVTHIPTGTVVECQNERSQFQNKDKALEILRSRLLAQKQKEQQDAINADRAGQVGTGDRSEKIRTYNFPQDRCTDHRIGLTVHNLAKIMDGNLDEIIDALATREQAEKLQKLNA; encoded by the coding sequence ATGCCGAATCTGACTTCCCAAATGGAGGCCGTCTGCCGTCGGTTCGAAGAACTTTCCGTCCGTCTCAATCAGCCCGAAACTGCTGCCGACCCGGCGCAGTTCCGCCGCCTGATGCAGGAGTACCACGAGGCAGAGCCGGTGGTGGAAGCCTACCGCGCCCTTGCCACTGCGCAGGATCATCTTGCACAGGCGAAAGCCCTGCTGGAAGGGGAGGAACCCCTCGATGCGGACTTTAAAGCTATGATACAGCAGGAGATCAGCGAAAAGAGTCAGGATGTGGCAGAGCTGGAAAATAATCTCAAAATTCTGCTGCTGCCGAAGGATGCAAACGACGAAAAAAGCGTCATCATGGAGATACGCGCCGGTGCCGGCGGCGAGGAAGCTGCGCTGTTTGCCCACAGCCTCGTGCGGATGTACACGATGTACGTTCAGGGGCGGGGCTGGGAGATGGAGCTGCTGAACCTCAATGAGACTGAGCTTGGCGGCACGAAGGAAGCCGTCTTCGCAGTCAATGGCCAGGGCGCGTACAACCGTCTCAAGTACGAGAGCGGCGTCCACCGGGTGCAGCGCGTCCCCGAGACGGAGACGCAGGGCCGCATCCACACCTCGACGGCTACGGTGGCCGTGATGCCGCAGGCCGAGGAGGTGGACTTTGCGCTGGACATGAAAGACCTGCGCATCGACACCTTCCGCTCCTCGGGCGCAGGCGGACAGCACATCAACAAGACGTCCAGCGCCATCCGCGTCACCCACATCCCCACTGGCACGGTGGTTGAGTGCCAGAATGAGCGCAGCCAGTTCCAGAACAAGGACAAGGCTCTGGAGATCCTGCGCAGCCGCCTGCTGGCCCAGAAACAGAAGGAGCAGCAGGATGCCATCAACGCCGACCGCGCCGGTCAGGTGGGAACAGGGGACCGCAGCGAGAAGATACGTACCTATAACTTCCCGCAGGACCGCTGTACCGACCACCGCATCGGCCTGACGGTGCACAACCTCGCTAAGATCATGGACGGCAATCTGGACGAGATCATCGACGCCCTCGCCACCCGTGAGCAGGCCGAGAAATTACAAAAACTGAACGCATAA
- a CDS encoding L-threonylcarbamoyladenylate synthase: protein MSIKTEVRPADAEGIARAAELLRQGELVALPTETVYGIAADARNGEAVSKIFVAKGRPQDNPLIVHVTGPEMLHGLVSEVPERAQLLMAAFCPGPLTIIMPRGPEVAAECCAGLDTVGIRMPSHPVARAVIEASGCAFAAPSANLSGKPSPTNAQDVFTDMDGRLPLILDGGECDWGVESTVVSVVGEKPTLFRPGHITLEDLERALGEEVEVSKAILEKLPEGAVVRSPGMKYKHYAPKADVTLLDGTFEQFKAYVDAHAAERPSCLCFTGEAEKLGVPCVEYGREGDGADQARHIFRSLRALDEQGDAVVYARCPQKDGLSMAVYNRLIRAAAFRVIEL, encoded by the coding sequence ATGAGTATCAAAACTGAAGTCCGCCCGGCAGACGCGGAGGGCATTGCCCGCGCCGCCGAGCTTCTGCGGCAGGGCGAGCTGGTGGCTCTGCCCACCGAGACGGTCTACGGCATCGCGGCTGACGCCCGCAACGGTGAGGCCGTGAGCAAGATCTTCGTGGCGAAGGGACGTCCGCAGGACAATCCCCTCATCGTCCACGTCACCGGTCCCGAGATGCTGCACGGCCTCGTCAGCGAGGTGCCCGAGCGTGCCCAGCTGCTGATGGCTGCGTTCTGCCCCGGGCCGCTGACCATCATCATGCCCCGCGGCCCCGAGGTGGCAGCGGAGTGCTGCGCGGGTCTGGATACCGTGGGCATCCGGATGCCCAGCCACCCGGTGGCCCGGGCCGTCATCGAGGCTAGCGGCTGTGCCTTTGCAGCCCCGTCGGCCAACCTCTCCGGCAAGCCCAGCCCCACCAATGCGCAGGATGTCTTTACCGATATGGATGGACGCCTGCCCCTCATCCTCGACGGCGGCGAGTGCGACTGGGGCGTGGAGTCCACCGTCGTGTCGGTGGTGGGTGAGAAGCCCACCCTCTTCCGCCCCGGACACATCACGCTGGAAGACCTTGAGCGTGCGCTGGGCGAGGAGGTGGAAGTCTCCAAAGCCATCCTTGAAAAGCTGCCGGAGGGTGCGGTCGTCCGCAGCCCGGGCATGAAGTATAAACATTATGCCCCCAAGGCCGATGTTACCCTTCTGGATGGCACCTTCGAGCAGTTCAAGGCCTATGTGGACGCCCACGCCGCCGAGAGACCCAGCTGCCTCTGCTTCACCGGCGAGGCCGAAAAGCTGGGGGTCCCCTGCGTGGAGTATGGCCGGGAGGGGGACGGCGCTGATCAGGCCAGACACATCTTCCGCTCTCTGCGTGCGCTGGATGAGCAGGGGGATGCCGTAGTCTACGCCCGCTGCCCTCAGAAGGATGGCCTGTCGATGGCGGTCTATAACCGACTTATCCGTGCGGCCGCGTTCCGGGTGATCGAGCTATGA
- the coaE gene encoding dephospho-CoA kinase (Dephospho-CoA kinase (CoaE) performs the final step in coenzyme A biosynthesis.) — MMTLGITGRSGCGKSTVTAVFAARDIPLADADQLSREILLPGSPLLPQLAERFGADIIRADGTLDRRLLADRAFATPEGKAALDALTHPEIVRRIRAAKQAARQAGAKLFVLDGAVIVGTAAEAECDKLCVVTAPFEVSVERIAARDGISPEMAARRLNAQTPEAALTARADYILPNTSTREALAKAANELCDTLIGEGCRT, encoded by the coding sequence ATGATGACGCTGGGCATCACCGGCCGCAGCGGCTGCGGCAAATCCACCGTCACCGCGGTTTTTGCGGCCCGGGACATCCCGCTGGCAGACGCCGACCAGCTCTCCCGCGAGATCCTGCTTCCCGGCTCTCCGCTGCTGCCCCAGCTGGCGGAGCGCTTCGGGGCGGATATTATAAGGGCAGACGGCACCCTTGACCGCCGCCTGCTGGCTGACCGCGCCTTTGCGACCCCCGAGGGGAAGGCGGCGCTGGACGCGCTGACCCACCCGGAGATCGTCCGCCGCATCCGTGCCGCAAAACAGGCCGCACGGCAGGCCGGTGCGAAGCTCTTCGTGCTGGACGGTGCGGTCATCGTCGGCACGGCGGCAGAAGCGGAGTGCGATAAGCTCTGTGTGGTCACGGCCCCTTTTGAGGTCAGTGTGGAGCGCATCGCTGCCCGGGACGGTATCTCGCCCGAGATGGCCGCCCGCCGTCTCAACGCCCAGACGCCGGAAGCGGCTCTGACCGCCAGAGCGGACTACATCCTCCCCAATACCTCCACCCGCGAGGCGCTGGCGAAGGCGGCGAACGAGCTGTGTGATACGCTCATCGGGGAGGGGTGCCGCACTTGA
- a CDS encoding lytic transglycosylase domain-containing protein: MPHLKKLFRLLRRLVVLACIAAVILTVLPPLARKADQLLYPRKYSQQVEQWAAEYGLDPLLVYAFIRTESGFDPAATSSVDARGLMQMTEETFIWLRSKIAPDEGLTFDDLYDPAVSIRFGCYYLHLCMERYGGDVATAAAAYHSGWGTVDNLLRMEEHSSDGQTLKGFPYNQMHHYVEKITAGYAAYTRLYGG, from the coding sequence GTGCCGCACTTGAAAAAGCTGTTCCGACTGCTGCGCAGGCTGGTGGTGCTGGCCTGCATCGCGGCAGTGATATTGACGGTGCTGCCGCCCCTCGCCCGGAAGGCCGACCAGCTGCTCTATCCCCGCAAATACAGCCAGCAGGTGGAGCAGTGGGCCGCCGAATACGGCCTCGACCCGCTGCTGGTCTATGCGTTTATCCGCACCGAGAGCGGCTTCGACCCTGCGGCTACTTCCAGCGTCGATGCCCGGGGGCTGATGCAGATGACGGAGGAGACCTTCATCTGGCTGCGCAGCAAGATCGCGCCCGACGAGGGCCTGACCTTCGATGACCTCTACGACCCTGCGGTCAGCATCCGTTTCGGCTGCTACTACCTTCATCTCTGCATGGAGCGGTACGGCGGCGATGTGGCCACGGCCGCAGCCGCCTACCACAGCGGGTGGGGGACGGTGGATAATCTGCTGCGGATGGAGGAGCATTCCTCGGACGGGCAGACACTGAAGGGCTTTCCGTACAATCAGATGCACCACTACGTCGAAAAGATCACCGCCGGTTACGCCGCCTATACCCGGCTCTACGGCGGCTGA
- a CDS encoding aminopeptidase: MAEKTPNQQLAEKLLFKPAYAGDKSTAVKQEAHAFAEGYKKFLDAGKTEREVAAESERMLKDAGYQQFDPKKTYAPGDKVYFSQMGKAIVASTIGTRSFEEGFHLVIAHTDSPRLDLRPTPLYESDHFSYFKTHYYGGIRKYQWGTMPLAIHGVFSRADGTTVSVNVGEDENDPVFCITDLLPHLGAEQGERKLSDGIKAEELNILIGSDAVDDEDVKEAVKLNTMILLNEKYGITEKDFARAEIEIVPAYKSRDVGFDRSMVGGYGHDDRVDAYPALMAEIATKNPAFTTVCVLTDKEEIGSDGVTGMQSMYVFHFMQELCRTAGQDDIIAFRNSVCLSADVTAAYDPSWASAFEPMNGTYAGRGIALFKYTGSRGKSAANDASAELVGYVTRMMDAADVAWQIGELGRLDLGGGGTIAKYVANRGIPVIDIGVPVLSMHSPFEVIHKTDLYMAYCAFVLFNQAAE; encoded by the coding sequence ATGGCAGAAAAAACTCCGAACCAGCAGCTGGCTGAAAAGCTGCTGTTTAAGCCCGCTTACGCCGGTGACAAGTCCACCGCCGTCAAGCAGGAGGCCCACGCATTCGCTGAGGGCTACAAGAAATTCCTTGATGCCGGCAAGACCGAGCGCGAGGTGGCCGCCGAGAGCGAGCGGATGCTGAAGGACGCTGGCTACCAGCAGTTCGACCCGAAGAAGACCTACGCCCCCGGCGATAAGGTCTACTTCAGCCAGATGGGCAAGGCGATCGTGGCCTCCACCATCGGCACCCGCAGCTTTGAGGAAGGCTTCCATCTGGTCATCGCTCACACCGACAGCCCCCGTCTGGACCTGCGCCCGACCCCGCTGTACGAGTCCGACCACTTCAGCTACTTCAAGACCCACTACTACGGCGGCATCCGCAAGTATCAGTGGGGTACCATGCCGCTGGCTATCCACGGCGTGTTCTCCCGCGCTGACGGCACCACCGTCTCGGTGAATGTGGGCGAGGACGAGAATGATCCCGTCTTCTGCATCACCGACCTGCTGCCCCATCTGGGTGCAGAGCAGGGCGAGCGGAAGCTGAGCGACGGCATCAAGGCAGAGGAACTGAACATCCTCATCGGCTCCGACGCTGTGGACGACGAGGATGTGAAGGAAGCGGTCAAGCTGAACACCATGATCCTCCTCAACGAGAAGTACGGCATCACCGAAAAGGACTTTGCCCGCGCCGAGATCGAGATCGTGCCTGCCTATAAGTCCCGTGACGTCGGCTTCGACCGCTCCATGGTGGGCGGCTACGGCCACGACGACCGCGTCGATGCCTATCCCGCTCTGATGGCCGAGATCGCCACCAAGAATCCCGCCTTCACCACCGTCTGCGTCCTGACCGATAAGGAAGAGATCGGCTCCGACGGCGTCACCGGTATGCAGAGCATGTACGTCTTCCACTTCATGCAGGAGCTGTGCCGTACCGCCGGTCAGGATGACATCATTGCCTTCCGCAACAGTGTCTGCCTGTCCGCCGACGTCACCGCTGCTTACGACCCGAGCTGGGCCAGTGCTTTCGAGCCGATGAACGGCACCTACGCAGGCCGCGGCATCGCGCTGTTCAAGTACACCGGCAGCCGCGGCAAGAGCGCTGCAAACGACGCTTCTGCCGAGCTGGTGGGCTATGTCACCCGCATGATGGACGCCGCCGACGTTGCATGGCAGATCGGTGAGCTGGGCCGCCTCGACCTGGGCGGCGGCGGCACCATCGCAAAGTATGTTGCCAACCGCGGCATCCCCGTCATCGACATCGGTGTGCCTGTGCTGTCCATGCACTCTCCCTTCGAGGTCATCCACAAGACTGACCTGTACATGGCTTATTGTGCCTTCGTCCTGTTCAATCAGGCCGCTGAGTAA
- a CDS encoding polysaccharide deacetylase family protein, with protein sequence MTFFKFGKAPRWLVSLLLLSAGAAAGFGLGIFCGAEPVVGCRESDLTPLPDESFVSPASASSVETPPEPEPMSKKWVCLTFDDGPSKTTPDVLAALNHAGVKATFFVVATGHNDKYLPLVSEAAAAGHQIALHSASHEYSDIYQSPDAYWKDIGLLKERLSPYLSADGLRYLRFPGGSTNTVSRRYGGRGLMQQLKEEVAAKGYAYVDWNVCAEDAVGGKPSAGTIFRNIVRETGEQTQCIVLMHDSATTHTTAEALPDIIQWYKDNGFAFLTVEQAVPLPTT encoded by the coding sequence ATGACTTTTTTTAAATTCGGCAAAGCACCGCGTTGGCTGGTGAGCCTCCTGCTGCTCTCGGCCGGGGCGGCGGCAGGGTTCGGGCTAGGGATATTCTGCGGCGCAGAGCCTGTCGTAGGCTGTCGAGAGAGCGACCTGACCCCGCTGCCGGACGAAAGCTTCGTCTCCCCTGCCTCGGCGTCCTCCGTGGAGACGCCCCCGGAGCCGGAGCCGATGTCCAAGAAGTGGGTCTGTCTGACCTTCGACGACGGCCCCAGCAAGACGACGCCGGACGTTCTGGCCGCACTGAACCACGCCGGCGTCAAAGCCACCTTCTTCGTGGTCGCCACCGGACACAACGACAAGTACCTGCCTCTCGTGTCGGAAGCTGCTGCCGCCGGGCATCAGATCGCGCTCCACTCCGCCTCCCACGAGTACAGCGACATCTACCAAAGCCCGGACGCCTACTGGAAGGACATCGGCCTTTTAAAAGAGCGGCTCTCCCCTTACCTCTCGGCAGATGGCCTGCGGTACCTGCGCTTTCCCGGCGGCAGCACCAACACCGTGAGCCGCCGCTACGGCGGGCGCGGGCTGATGCAGCAGCTGAAGGAAGAGGTCGCTGCCAAAGGATACGCCTATGTAGACTGGAACGTCTGCGCCGAGGACGCCGTAGGCGGCAAGCCCAGCGCAGGCACCATCTTCCGCAATATCGTGCGGGAGACCGGCGAGCAGACCCAGTGCATCGTGTTGATGCACGACTCAGCCACCACCCACACCACAGCCGAGGCCCTGCCCGACATCATCCAGTGGTATAAGGACAACGGTTTCGCCTTTCTCACGGTAGAGCAGGCCGTCCCCCTACCCACGACATAG
- the spo0A gene encoding sporulation transcription factor Spo0A, protein MDKVRFLMSDTSADVTAACRDALEQKGVEVTVVEKDGLQILQKMLAVRPQVVLLDAFMPGLDALAVKQKYVAAGGTHTTFFVTGAFQSEEMVQELLDEGFAYYFVKPFDENVLASRVLKVAHGHQKRLITASVDSDELKVTDILHQIGVPAHIKGYQFLRDAILLTMNESEYINAVTKRLYPEIAKKNDTTASRVERAIRHAIEVAWDRGDVDTLNSYFGYTIHNLRGKPTNSEFIAMIADKMRLDKHQQAG, encoded by the coding sequence ATGGATAAAGTAAGATTTTTGATGTCGGATACCAGTGCGGATGTTACGGCGGCCTGCCGGGATGCGCTGGAGCAAAAGGGCGTGGAAGTGACCGTCGTGGAAAAGGACGGGCTTCAGATCTTGCAGAAGATGCTTGCGGTACGGCCGCAGGTCGTTCTGCTGGACGCCTTCATGCCCGGGCTGGACGCGCTGGCCGTCAAGCAGAAATATGTCGCCGCCGGCGGGACACACACCACCTTCTTTGTCACCGGCGCGTTCCAGAGCGAAGAGATGGTGCAGGAGTTGCTGGACGAGGGCTTCGCCTACTACTTTGTCAAGCCCTTCGACGAAAATGTCCTCGCCAGCCGGGTGCTCAAGGTCGCCCACGGCCATCAGAAGCGCCTCATCACGGCCAGCGTGGACAGCGACGAGCTGAAAGTCACCGACATTCTGCACCAGATCGGCGTCCCCGCCCACATCAAAGGCTACCAGTTCCTGCGGGATGCCATCCTGCTCACCATGAATGAGTCGGAGTACATCAACGCCGTCACCAAGCGCCTCTACCCGGAGATCGCCAAGAAAAACGACACCACCGCCAGCCGGGTGGAGCGCGCCATCCGCCACGCCATCGAGGTGGCATGGGACCGGGGCGATGTGGATACCCTGAACTCTTATTTCGGCTACACCATCCACAACCTGCGCGGCAAGCCCACCAACAGCGAGTTCATCGCCATGATCGCCGATAAGATGCGGCTGGATAAGCACCAGCAGGCAGGCTGA
- the spoIVB gene encoding SpoIVB peptidase, which produces MKKKHRSWQQRAGLAAAYLLLALAAALGWLYSSLPDRVYLEPGQALSLPRFQWVEPQSGHGSQNVASTRAVGSYQTTLTLGGWFPIKTIRAVVAERPKVTVCGTPFGVKMFSEGALIVGFSEIGQASGGTSNPAKAAGLRLGDRVICIGQTRTESNDAVKEALDAAEGQAVEVVYIRSGEQKLTTLTPVWDSASGQWRAGMWVRDSSAGVGTLTFADEELGVFAGLGHPISDSDTGESVALRSGEIVPCEITGCSVGTAGSPGELKGHFLSAHAIGTIRINGENGVYGTTRTHFPGQLREVAFAQEVATGPAEIWATTEGGTPRTYRIQIERVSDADPRRNLVIRVTDPTLLSSTGGIVQGMSGSPILQNGRLVGAVTHVLVNDPTRGYGIFAQTMLEQAKNAAEMQRTE; this is translated from the coding sequence GTGAAGAAAAAGCACCGGTCATGGCAGCAGCGGGCAGGGCTTGCGGCGGCGTATCTGCTGTTGGCCCTCGCTGCGGCTCTGGGCTGGCTGTACAGCAGCCTGCCGGACCGGGTCTATCTGGAACCGGGACAGGCCCTATCGCTCCCCCGCTTCCAGTGGGTCGAGCCGCAGAGCGGCCATGGGAGCCAGAACGTCGCCAGCACCCGGGCCGTGGGCAGCTACCAGACCACCCTGACGCTGGGCGGCTGGTTCCCCATCAAGACCATCCGGGCCGTGGTAGCAGAGCGGCCCAAGGTGACGGTCTGCGGCACCCCCTTCGGCGTCAAGATGTTCTCCGAAGGGGCACTCATCGTGGGGTTCTCCGAGATCGGGCAGGCCAGCGGCGGCACATCGAATCCTGCCAAGGCAGCGGGGCTGCGTCTCGGCGACCGGGTCATCTGCATCGGGCAGACTCGCACCGAGAGCAACGATGCCGTAAAGGAAGCACTAGACGCTGCCGAGGGGCAGGCCGTGGAGGTCGTATATATCCGCAGCGGCGAGCAGAAGTTGACCACTCTGACCCCGGTGTGGGACAGTGCCTCCGGACAGTGGCGGGCCGGGATGTGGGTGCGGGACTCCTCTGCCGGGGTGGGCACCCTGACCTTCGCGGACGAAGAGCTTGGCGTTTTTGCGGGGCTGGGCCACCCCATCAGCGACAGCGACACCGGCGAAAGCGTCGCCCTGCGCAGCGGCGAGATCGTCCCCTGCGAGATCACCGGATGCAGCGTGGGCACTGCCGGAAGCCCCGGCGAGCTGAAGGGGCATTTTCTGAGCGCCCATGCCATCGGCACCATCCGCATCAACGGTGAGAATGGCGTCTACGGCACCACCCGCACCCACTTTCCGGGCCAGCTGCGGGAGGTCGCCTTCGCGCAGGAGGTCGCCACCGGCCCTGCCGAGATATGGGCCACCACCGAGGGCGGCACGCCCCGCACCTATCGCATCCAGATCGAGCGGGTCAGTGATGCTGACCCCCGGCGGAATCTGGTCATCCGGGTGACAGACCCCACCCTTCTGTCTTCCACCGGCGGCATCGTACAGGGCATGAGCGGCAGCCCCATCCTCCAGAACGGACGTCTTGTGGGCGCTGTGACCCATGTTCTGGTCAACGACCCCACCCGGGGCTATGGCATTTTCGCCCAGACCATGCTGGAACAGGCAAAAAACGCCGCTGAAATGCAGAGAACGGAATGA
- a CDS encoding sporulation initiation factor Spo0A C-terminal domain-containing protein gives MTINKNNIGSQLDKILRPMGITRNLRSYHLICACIVRIFEQEDRLGAVQKEIYMPIAEADRCDWTGIQSAIRRAAQTAWHNCPDTVCRMAGYPLDGCPSAVQFLEILYNTIARS, from the coding sequence ATGACAATCAACAAAAACAATATCGGGTCTCAGCTCGATAAGATTCTTCGCCCAATGGGCATAACTCGCAACCTTCGCTCCTATCACCTGATATGCGCCTGTATCGTAAGGATCTTTGAGCAGGAAGACCGGCTGGGCGCGGTTCAGAAAGAAATCTATATGCCTATTGCTGAGGCGGATCGCTGCGACTGGACTGGCATTCAAAGCGCTATTCGTCGAGCCGCACAGACTGCGTGGCACAACTGTCCTGACACGGTATGTAGGATGGCCGGTTATCCGTTGGATGGCTGCCCTTCGGCGGTGCAGTTCTTGGAAATTCTATATAATACGATTGCTCGAAGCTGA
- a CDS encoding phage holin produces MTNSKVSIATLARTAALAFALANQVSSAAGKPLLPIESSEVEQFVTTGLTIATSVAAWWKNNSFTAAAIEGDKRMNSLKNQVH; encoded by the coding sequence ATGACGAATAGCAAAGTGTCCATCGCTACGCTGGCCCGCACGGCCGCTCTGGCGTTCGCTCTGGCAAATCAGGTTTCGAGCGCAGCCGGGAAGCCCCTGCTGCCCATCGAAAGTTCGGAGGTGGAACAGTTCGTGACCACCGGCCTGACCATTGCCACCAGCGTTGCTGCATGGTGGAAGAACAACAGTTTTACCGCCGCCGCCATCGAAGGTGATAAGCGGATGAACAGCCTGAAGAATCAGGTCCACTGA
- a CDS encoding STAS-like domain-containing protein, whose protein sequence is MTEQKVALEIRDRSLTKLAGNSYGRKLFSEQVDGKIDLDQPFTIEFPEQIDYLASSFIQGFFGKIYTEIGREGMEKNFDIIAPKIDNPKKVILDRLMLM, encoded by the coding sequence ATGACTGAACAAAAGGTCGCTCTCGAAATAAGGGATAGGAGCTTAACAAAACTCGCCGGAAACAGCTATGGCCGAAAGTTATTCAGCGAGCAGGTTGATGGAAAGATTGATCTTGACCAACCTTTTACCATTGAATTTCCAGAGCAAATTGATTATTTGGCATCTTCCTTTATTCAGGGCTTTTTTGGAAAAATTTATACTGAAATCGGGCGAGAGGGAATGGAAAAAAATTTCGACATCATCGCTCCAAAAATCGACAATCCCAAAAAAGTTATCCTCGATCGATTGATGCTTATGTAA
- a CDS encoding helix-turn-helix domain-containing protein produces MSNIEKFAPRLRTLIDESGITVRSLAKDLNVSVGVLSDWQNGNKTPRGDSIMKLTEYFGVIADYLLGLTDASTIDADIRISCDTTGLSEKAVKILSGMEKSDIEKLSKLIEFYSTIR; encoded by the coding sequence ATGAGTAACATTGAAAAATTTGCTCCGAGGCTGAGAACGCTTATTGACGAAAGCGGGATTACTGTGCGTTCGCTGGCAAAAGATTTGAATGTGTCGGTTGGCGTTTTGTCTGATTGGCAAAACGGAAACAAGACTCCAAGAGGAGATTCTATTATGAAACTCACGGAATATTTCGGTGTCATTGCTGATTATCTGTTGGGTCTGACCGATGCAAGCACGATAGATGCCGATATTAGAATTTCGTGTGACACTACCGGTCTTTCTGAAAAGGCAGTCAAGATACTTTCCGGAATGGAAAAGTCGGACATTGAAAAGCTGTCCAAGTTGATTGAATTCTACAGCACCATCCGATAA